In one Culex quinquefasciatus strain JHB chromosome 2, VPISU_Cqui_1.0_pri_paternal, whole genome shotgun sequence genomic region, the following are encoded:
- the LOC6033391 gene encoding eukaryotic translation initiation factor 3 subunit B yields MAKKKGDQYDSDGAEDQDYDEEPVFEDPAGFVDDVGDDELLGDFLKQKPCESDGVENVIVVDNIPVVGPARFPKLQGVLEKIFKNAGTIVNIHYPKDDEENTKGFAFIEFKNPEMAEEAVKAFNNYRLDKSHTLLVNLFSDFQKYSDIPKDWSPPESQPYKVQNDLYTFLSEPDAQDQFCVVAESTPGAVQVQFWHNTQPEPVELLTRERFTETYVKWSPLGTYIVTFHKQGVVIWGGSSFTKINKFAHSNTQYVDFSPCEQYLVTYGPNGQKIIIWDIRTGTEKRSFVSDGSSNMSMFRWSHDDKYVARMGDNAIHVYETNTFYLLDKKSIKVQGIRNFSWSPTDNIIAYWMSEDIDAPARVTLLEIPKKIEVRNKNLFNVADCKIHWQKSGDYLCVKVDRYSKSKKDKKDADVKFLGMFYNFEIFHMREKDIPVDSVEVKETILAFAWEPVGSKFSIIHGEPSNANVSFYEAKKGQEPTMLRKMEKKVCSHLFWSPRGQFIVLANLQMGSFEFVDTNDFTIMKSGDHYRASEVEWDPTGRYVVTGTSGKVKEDHGYHLWSFQGRILKRVNLKNFMLFLWRPRPPTLLPDERQKEIRKNLKKYYAQFESKDRVRMTRASKELLEKRAKLREQFVEYRAKRVNDWEEQKYRRMQLRNNMDTDTLEADPDNVEEEIVEILVREDTTLLE; encoded by the exons ATGGCCAAAAAGAAAGGCGACCAGTACGACAGCGATGGGGCCGAGGACCAGGACTACGACGAGGAGCCCGTCTTTGAGGATCCGGCCGGTTTCGTGGACGACGTCGGCGATGACG aACTGCTGGGAGATTTTTTGAAGCAGAAGCCGTGCGAGTCGGATGGGGTGGAGAATGTGATTGTGGTGGACAACATTCCGGTGGTTGGGCCGGCTCGGTTCCCGAAGTTGCAGGGAGTGTTGGAGAAGATCTTTAAGAATGCCGGGACGATTGTGAATATTCACTACCCGAAGGACGATGAGGAGAACACGAAGGGATTCGCGTTTATTGAGTTTAAGAATCCGGAGATGGCTGAGGAAGCGGTGAAGGCGTTCAACAACTACCGGTTGGACAAGTCGCATACGCTGCTGGTGAATCTGTTTTCGGACTTCCAGAAGTACTCGGACATTCCGAAGGATTGGAGCCCACCGGAGTCGCAGCCGTACAAGGTGCAAAATGATTTGTACACGTTCTTGTCGGAGCCGGACGCGCAGGACCAGTTCTGTGTGGTGGCTGAGTCGACGCCTGGCGCCGTGCAGGTTCAGTTCTGGCACAACACGCAACCCGAACCGGTTGAGCTGTTGACGCGTGAGCGATTCACGGAAACCTACGTCAAGTGGTCGCCGCTTGGGACGTACATTGTGACGTTCCACAAGCAGGGAGTCGTCATCTGGGGAGGTTCCAGCTTCACCAAGATCAACAAGTTTGCCCACTCCAACACCCAGTACGTGGACTTTTCCCCCTGCGAACAGTATTTGGTAACGTATGGCCCGAACGGCCAGAAGATCATCATCTGGGACATCCGCACCGGCACGGAGAAGCGATCGTTCGTGTCGGACGGCTCCTCCAACATGTCCATGTTCCGCTGGTCCCACGACGATAAGTACGTCGCACGGATGGGCGACAACGCGATCCACGTCTACGAAACCAACACGTTCTACCTGCTCGACAAGAAGTCCATCAAGGTGCAGGGCATCCGCAACTTCAGCTGGTCCCCCACGGACAACATTATCGCGTACTGGATGTCCGAGGACATTGACGCCCCTGCCCGTGTGACTCTGCTCGAGATCCCCAAGAAGATCGAAGTCCGCAACAAGAACCTGTTCAACGTCGCCGACTGCAAGATCCACTGGCAAAAGTCCGGCGATTACCTGTGCGTCAAGGTCGACCGCTACTCCAAGTCCAAGAAGGACAAAAAGGACGCCGACGTCAAGTTCCTCggcatgttctacaactttgaaaTCTTCCACATGCGCGAAAAGGACATCCCCGTGGACTCGGTCGAGGTGAAGGAAACGATCCTCGCGTTCGCCTGGGAACCGGTCGGCTCCAAGTTCTCCATCATCCACGGCGAACCGTCGAATGCGAACGTCAGCTTCTACGAGGCCAAGAAGGGCCAGGAGCCGACGATGCTCCGCAAGATGGAGAAGAAGGTGTGCAGCCATCTGTTCTGGTCGCCGCGCGGCCAGTTCATCGTGCTGGCCAACCTGCAGATGGGCTCGTTCGAGTTTGTCGACACGAACGACTTTACGATCATGAAGAGCGGCGACCACTACCGTGCGTCCGAGGTCGAGTGGGACCCGACCGGGCGGTACGTCGTGACCGGAACGTCTGGAAAG GTCAAAGAGGACCACGGCTACCACCTGTGGTCGTTCCAGGGCCGGATACTGAAGCGCGTCAACCTGAAGAACTTCATGCTGTTCCTGTGGCGGCCGCGCCCGCCAACGCTGCTGCCCGACGAGCGCCAGAAGGAGATTCGCAAGAACCTCAAGAAGTACTACGCGCAGTTCGAGAGCAAGGACCGCGTCCGGATGACGCGCGCCTCGAAGGAGCTGCTCGAGAAGCGGGCCAAGCTGCGCGAGCAGTTTGTCGAGTACCGCGCCAAGCGGGTCAACGACTGGGAGGAGCAAAAGTATCGCCGCATGCAGCTGCGAAACA ATATGGATACCGATACGCTGGAGGCTGATCCAGACAATGTGGAGGAGGAGATTGTTGAAATTCTAGTACGCGAAGACACCACCCTGCTCGAGTAG